The following nucleotide sequence is from bacterium BMS3Abin14.
GGGAGAACCGTGTCCTGAACAGGTCCACCAGCTGCAGGGAAATGTTGGGGTTGGAGTGGAAGGCCAGCTTGACGTCGTCGAGGTGGTAGCTTTCCTGCCGGTTGTGGGCGAGGTTTGTATGGCAAAAGGCGATAAAGGCGTTGATAAGGGAGGCATCCTCCCCGGACATGATGTCCCTGGCCATAAAATGCTGGTAGGTGTAGGAATTGGTTGAGAGGATCTGGGTATTATAAAGCTCGTTGCGCAGTCGTTCAAACAGTTCCGTGCCTTTGGTGACCGCCCGGGTTTCCCTGGCCCGGGCGTAAAAGGTCCCCAGGAAATAGGGATGAACGCCGTTGCTGATGTTGAGGCAGTAGGTGCGCTGGATGCCGATGCCCAGGCGGTTGAAGGCCTCCATGATCTGCAGCAGAAAACCCTTCTGTGGAGGGTTGCCGGCGGCGAACAGGACCCTGTATCCTTCCGTTTCATCCGGTTCCTTTGTCTCTTCGACGTCCAGGAAGACCCCGCCCTTTGCATTACCCTGGTAGAAGAGCCATAGGAGCTGAGCGACCCTCCTGGGAGGTGAGATGCGCACGTAGTTCCGGTTATTCAGCCAGATGATCTTCAGGTAGCGGTCAAAACGGTCGAAATCAAAGGCCGGGTAGTGCTCCCTGAGGGCATCGAGGATCTTTACCCCGATGCCGCGGGGGACGGAAACCCCCGCTGTCCCGGCGATAGTCCGGTGGTCCTTGCGGTCGAACTCGTAGCGCTGGATCTCCAGGGAATGTTCAAGACCGGGAATGGGGCCGAGGGAGTGGATGATCTCCGTATAGGTGATCTCCCTGTCATGGAGGGTTCGAAGCGTCCCGTAGAGGGAACCCGGTACATTCCGGCAGGCCAGGATCAGGGCTTTTTCCCTGTCCGCCAGGATGAGTCTGTGGTTTGCGGCGAGGGTGTCAAGCTGCATGGCGAGGGTGGTGAGCGCATCGATTTCCTCCTTCATTGTGATGAAGAAGTAGGGGTGCATCTGCTCTTCAAGCCACTGGAGGTTTTCCTTGCCATGCTGGTGAAAAACCCCGATCCGGTTCCGGATATCGGTCAGGAGACGACGTTCAGGTTTTCCATGCATTTACTAACCCCCCTATGTAAATGAAGTCCAGAGTCCAGAGTCCAAGGTCCAACGTATCCAGACCCTAGACCCCAGACCCCACACCCTGTTTTTCAAAACCTCGCGAAGACGAACTTTCCATACTCATCCTTAAAGACGGGTTCCGGGAGCCGATCCTTGTACGCCTCATAACGCTTCCTGTGAATTATGAGGATCAATTTTCCACTTCCAGCCATCTTCTTCGCCATTTTGCTGAATTTGTCAATATTCAGAAGCCGCCCCTTCGAGTCATCGTAGGTGAGGCCGTAGGTAAATTCTCCTCCCACCTCAAGCAGGTAGACGTCCGATCGTCCGTACAACCAGCAAACGGCAGGCGCCAGATAGTTGTCCGACACGAGGACAGAGTCTGTGGAAATCCGGCTCGCATAGGACCTGATGAAGGGGCCGGGATTTTTCCTTCCCATGGATTGATAGGGTATGGCGAAGTGGAGAACAAAAAGAAAAAGCAATGGCGCAGCCGCAAAGATCGTAATCTTCCGGACCGGGTTTTCCGCCCGCGAGGCGAACCATGCGGCCAGGCCGAATGAGATGAATCCGGTCGTCCCGAGGGCCCATTTCAGGGTTTCGTTCTGTGCGTATATCCTGTCGCCGCCGGGGAAAAAAAGATGGGCCGCCAGGAGAATGGCGCCCACCAGACCCGCTGATGCGGCCAGTATCCTGGCCCCCAGGTTAAAACATTTTCTTCCATTTTTCCGGAAGTATCCCGCAAGCCCAAAGGCCATCAGGATAGCAAGAGGCGGGAAGCACGGGAGGATGTATGTGCCCAGTTTGCCGTTGGAGGCAGTGAAAAAGAGGAACGGGAAGATCAGCCAGCATATGGCGAACCGCACAAGGGGGTCACCGGGTTTTTGAGGGAGTTTTTTAAATGTCGAGCCGACCACGGCCGCCGGGACGAGAACCGACCAGGGCAGCGCGCCGCCCGCTATTACCGGAACAAAATACCAGAACGGCTTGGGGTGCTGTGGATGATGGGAGAGAAACCTCTGGATGTGCTCAACCCAGAAAAAATAGCGCCAGAAATCACCTTCCCGGAGATGGATCATTATGGACCAGGGCAGGGCGACGAGAAGCGCGGCGATTGCGGGGATCCACGGGACGGTGAAAAGCCTTCTCCACTGGCCCTCCCATATCATGAACGGTACGATTGCAACCACCGGGACGGCAAAGGCCAGAAACCCCTTCGTCAGAAATGCCAGTCCGCAGAAAACGCCGAAGAGTGCGAGGAACACGGCCCTTCGGGTGGGGTGTTCCTCCACGTGGGACAGGAAAAAAAGGACCATACCCGCGGTCAGGAACATGGAAAGAAGGCTGTCGGGAGAGTTGTATACCCCGGCGGCGTAGACCCCCATGGAAGTCAGGTAGATCACGGAGGAAAGGGTTCCCTTCCAGGGATCCCCGGACACACGGGAGACAAGCAGGTAGATGAAGAGGGCCGCGAGGGCGACCGCAAGGGCGGATGGGAGCCTGAGGGCGAACCGGTTCTCACCGATCAGAGATGTTGAAAAAGCGGTAATCCAGTAGCTGAGAACGGGTTTTTCAAAGTAGCGGATGCCGTCCAGGCGGGGAACCGTCCAGTCCCCGGTTGCAAGCATTTCCCTGGGGATCTCGGCATACCTGGTCTCGTCGGGGATGACGAATGGCCTGACACCCAGGGGGACAACGTAAATGAGCAGAAAAAGAGCAATTATTATCCAGGCTTGCTTCTTCATGGCCTGATTTCTTCGTCAACGGCGACTGACGGGCCCTGCAGGGAGACCCATCCATCCCTGCCGGGAACATGACCGGGGATGAGCGGCGCCGCAGGCAGGGAGGTTGACCCTTCGAGGAAGGACCCCAGGGTGCAGAAGGCCATCCCGGATGAACGGGCGGTGGAGAGGAAACGGTCGAACATCCCGAGACGGGAGATCCCTTCGACCTCAGCATGAACGGTCAGGACGTTGAGCCCGGCCGGGTCCAGGAGTGAGAGCATATACTCATTGTAGTTTTCGTCGGAGATCCCGGAGTTGCCGATGACCTCGTCGTAGGTGGGAAGGGTAACAGGAACCTGGGGTTGTCGCAGGGTTCTGCCGCCTACAATGGGAAGAAATACGTGATCACCCCTGCAGTCACTGTTGTAGACAAAGGGAAACCGGTCCTTTTCCGTGAGGGCCGGGTCACTGGATTTCCAGGCCGGCGCCGCGGAACAGTCCGGTGGGCGCCCCAGTATCCGGGAGAGGAGGTCGACCCCCATTGTCAGGGAACGATGGATGTCGTTACCGTCCATAGTGTCTATGCGTGTCTGCCAGTGATGGTGGTCCCATGCGTGAAGGCCGATCTCGTGACCCGCGTCTGCCGTATCCTGGATAACGCCGGCGAGCTTCTCTCCGATAACAGGCCCGGGCCGGAATGTCCCTTTCAGGAGAATATCCCATCCGTAGAGGCCGACGGCCCTGGTTCGCAGCATTTTCCAGAGAAAGGACGGGCGCAGAAGACGGCGCAGGTGACGGCCCATGTTGTCGGGGCCGACCGTAAAAAAAAAGGAGGCGGTGATTCCCTGCCGGGCCAGGAGTTTACAAATCGCCGGTACTCCCAGGCGTGTTCCCCTGAAGGTGTCGACGTCAACCCTGAGGCCGATCCTCATGTGCCGGTCGTCTTGCCGGTTGGCCTCCTGTGTTTCCACCGGCCGCGCTAGCCGCTTTGCGCTTCGGCGACCTGGGTCAGGAAGAAATCCAGGGTTTCCTCAACGGACTGTCGGATTCCGACGGTGGGCGACCAGTCCAGGAGCCTCTTCGCGTTGCGTATGGACGGTTTCCGGTGCTCTACGTCCTGATATCCAGGACCGTAGAAGGCCCGGCTCTCCAGCTCCTGATAGCCGGCGAATGGCGGAAAATGGGAACGCATGGGATGTTTTTCGAATGCTTCGACGAGCATCTCGGCCAGTTCCCTGATGCTCGCTTCGTTGTCGGGATTGCCGATGTTGATGATCTTTCCGTCGCAGCGCCCGTCCCTGTTCTCGATCATCCTGAAGAGGCATTCGATGCCGTCCGATACGTCGGTGAAGCACCGTTTCTGATCTCCCCCGTCAACCAGCTGGATGGGCGTTCCCTCCACCAGGTTGAGGATCAGCTGGGTTATGGCCCGTGAGCTTCCAATACGGGCGGAGGCCAGGCTGTCGAGCCGGGGCCCGATCCAGTTGAAAGGCCTGAACAGACTGAATGAAAGCCCCCTCTGCTGCCCGTAGGCCCAGATAACACGGTCCAGGAGCTGTTTGCTGCACGAATAGATCCATCGCTGCATCCGAATGGGCCCGGTAATGAGCCTGGAGTTGTCCTCGTCGAACGAATCGTCCTCGCACATGCCGTAGACCTCGGAGGTGGAAGGGAAGAGGATCCTTTTGCCGTACTTCACGCAGTAGCGTACGATCCG
It contains:
- the arnT_1 gene encoding undecaprenyl phosphate-alpha-4-amino-4-deoxy-L-arabinose arabinosyl transferase — encoded protein: MKKQAWIIIALFLLIYVVPLGVRPFVIPDETRYAEIPREMLATGDWTVPRLDGIRYFEKPVLSYWITAFSTSLIGENRFALRLPSALAVALAALFIYLLVSRVSGDPWKGTLSSVIYLTSMGVYAAGVYNSPDSLLSMFLTAGMVLFFLSHVEEHPTRRAVFLALFGVFCGLAFLTKGFLAFAVPVVAIVPFMIWEGQWRRLFTVPWIPAIAALLVALPWSIMIHLREGDFWRYFFWVEHIQRFLSHHPQHPKPFWYFVPVIAGGALPWSVLVPAAVVGSTFKKLPQKPGDPLVRFAICWLIFPFLFFTASNGKLGTYILPCFPPLAILMAFGLAGYFRKNGRKCFNLGARILAASAGLVGAILLAAHLFFPGGDRIYAQNETLKWALGTTGFISFGLAAWFASRAENPVRKITIFAAAPLLFLFVLHFAIPYQSMGRKNPGPFIRSYASRISTDSVLVSDNYLAPAVCWLYGRSDVYLLEVGGEFTYGLTYDDSKGRLLNIDKFSKMAKKMAGSGKLILIIHRKRYEAYKDRLPEPVFKDEYGKFVFARF
- the arnD gene encoding putative 4-deoxy-4-formamido-L-arabinose-phosphoundecaprenol deformylase ArnD, giving the protein MRIGLRVDVDTFRGTRLGVPAICKLLARQGITASFFFTVGPDNMGRHLRRLLRPSFLWKMLRTRAVGLYGWDILLKGTFRPGPVIGEKLAGVIQDTADAGHEIGLHAWDHHHWQTRIDTMDGNDIHRSLTMGVDLLSRILGRPPDCSAAPAWKSSDPALTEKDRFPFVYNSDCRGDHVFLPIVGGRTLRQPQVPVTLPTYDEVIGNSGISDENYNEYMLSLLDPAGLNVLTVHAEVEGISRLGMFDRFLSTARSSGMAFCTLGSFLEGSTSLPAAPLIPGHVPGRDGWVSLQGPSVAVDEEIRP